The following are from one region of the Synechococcus sp. CBW1108 genome:
- a CDS encoding Nif11-like leader peptide family natural product precursor, protein MSWSDLERLVVDAEASAQLQGVLRRCSSRNELLQTARRLGYRVTHTDLRQAWVQHLQDAEAQEISQPQPAAGTGH, encoded by the coding sequence ATGAGCTGGTCGGATCTGGAGCGGTTGGTGGTTGATGCAGAAGCCAGTGCCCAACTCCAGGGCGTCCTGCGCCGTTGCAGCTCCCGCAATGAGCTGCTGCAGACCGCACGGCGGCTGGGCTATCGGGTGACCCACACCGATCTGCGCCAGGCCTGGGTGCAGCACCTGCAGGACGCCGAGGCCCAGGAGATCAGCCAGCCCCAGCCGGCCGCTGGAACTGGACACTGA